A single window of Nasonia vitripennis strain AsymCx chromosome 4, Nvit_psr_1.1, whole genome shotgun sequence DNA harbors:
- the LOC100678523 gene encoding uncharacterized protein LOC100678523 isoform X1, which produces MATSSLEELYPYHVVEFIHPGKKPKVRNVDVVASKWIIVDDKKKKLFVKYPPPPYTSTTRNELDAALNHLSDAPSLWQTYTIHLKGKARNLKEAFIKLNLLKDEETAYTMDSNDSCAEVEKKGTELLRQHRLRKEAFSFMSALSESPPSSQINEKAGQLQQSTSMLEMHKTPILKILKSNHSLNKTTQPSTGISNSTRITNTKAKGKENHSDSSESPKAIQEQRNPRTYQNKGIRTGIPLMNNDTSSPNETGSGTSVSKVSASSPEALVDENTAPIQDSLEDLRTENVDLHRGSKQSTETNIGSPNIPDNLQQTSDSAQRNVKVSLYQMLLDQLKNIRSDISDMKNDVKQMKSDIETLKNALIKNKIIGAKDFVGTIQQLCNKFKFKIPFETVEEFEDFNIKLKQDEALHEAVSTVLQTGLDPTLVMSRSIVNMLKLFLTKTVAAQYVAVKIRKDKKVMKNTPFFQCIEGLIKERRLIYNMDTPDKDVISALSAVLSNSGSWYTSRKSDTSSTSSKRPRQKSRKNKMPKENEESDSLTDSDHESHETGGVFSKHQKSYEKVDDESSVASQDSENNDEPAFKRSRFSFPLNVPNNTLNDDGQSSPIIEVDRSLLQEKNPLVDLGIDHTDPLFSTAGIDIYKDSLYEDEFDENYLFQK; this is translated from the exons ATGGCCACTTCATCATTGGAGGAGCTTTACCCGTATCATGTTGTGGAGTTTATTCATCCTGGAAAGAAGCCTAAAGTACGCAATGTGGATGTTGTGGCATCAAAGTGGATCATTGTTGAtgacaaaaagaagaaacttTTTGTCAAGTACCCACCACCACCGTACACAAGTACTACTCGCAATGAGTTGGACGCAGCCTTGAATCACTTATCGGATGCTCCAAGTTTATGGCAAACTTATACTATTCACCTAAAAGGAAAAGCGA GAAATCTAAAAGAAGCTttcataaaattgaatttgttGAAGGATGAAGAAACAGCTTATACGATGGATTCGAATGACAGTTGTGCAGAAGTTGAGAAGAAAGGTACAGAACTGTTACGCCAACATAGACTACGAAAAGAAGCTTTTTCATTTATGTCTGCCTTGTCAGAGTCTCCTCCATCCAGCCAAATTAATGAGAAAG CAGGTCAACTCCAACAATCTACAAGTATGTTGGAAATGCACAAAACacctattttaaaaatcctTAAGAGTAACCATTCTCTTAATAAAACTACACAGCCTTCTACAGGAATTAGTAACAGTACAAGAATTACAAACACTAAAGCTAAAGGCAAAGAAAATCATTCTGATTCATCTGAATCACCAAAGG CTATTCAAGAACAAAGAAATCCTCGTACATATCAAAATAAAGGAATTCGCACTGGGATTCCGTTGATGAATAATGACACTTCTTCACCGAATGAAACTGGATCTGGTACTTCTGTATCAAAAGTGAGTGCATCATCACCCGAGGCTCTGGTGGATGAAAATACTGCACCGATACAAGATTCATTGGAAGACCTTCGTACAGAAAATGTTGATCTGCATAGAGGATCAAAGCAATCGACTGAAACAAATATTGGCTCACCGAACATTCCTGACAATCTTCAACAAACTTCTGATTCAGCCCAGAGAAACGTTAAAGTTAGTCTTTATCAAATGCTACTAG atcaattgaaaaatataagaagtGATATTTCAGATATGAAGAACGatgttaaacaaatgaaaaGTGACATTGAAACTCTAAAAAATGCtctgataaaaaataaaataattggtgCAAAAGATTTTGTTGGAACTATCCAGCAGCTCTGTAATAAATTTAAGTTCAAAATACCGTTTGAAACTGTAGAAGAATTTGAGGATTTCAACATTAAATTGAAACAAGACGAAGCGTTACACGAAGCAGTG TCTACTGTGCTACAAACTGGTCTGGATCCTACTTTAGTCATGTCGAGATCCATTGTGAATAtgttaaaattattcttaacaaAGACAGTAGCTGCTCAATATGTAGCCGTAAAAATCAGAAAggataaaaaagtcatgaaaAATACCcctttttttcagtgtattgAAG GCCTTATCAAAGAACGACGTTTGATATACAACATGGATACACCAGATAAAGACGTGATAAGTGCTCTGAGCGCTGTTTTGAGCAATTCTGGAAGCTGGTATACATCAAGAAAATCTGATACCTCGAGTACTTCGTCAAAGAGACCTAGACAAAAATCtaggaaaaataaaatgccAAAAGAGAATGAAGAAAGTGACAGCTTGACTGATTCCGATCATGAATCACATGAGACTGGTGGCGTCTTCTCAAAACATCAAAAATCTTATGAGAAAGTAGATGATGAGAGCAGTGTAGCATCACAAGATTCCGAAAATAACGACGAGCCAGCATTCAAAAGGTCACGATTCTCATTTCCATTAAACGTACCTAATAATACCTTGAATGACGATGGCCAGTCATCGCCGATAATTGAAGTGGATCGAAGTCTTTTACAAGAGAAAAATCCACTAGTCGATCTAGGAATTGACCATACTGATCCTCTTTTTTCTACTGCTGGGATAGACATTTACAAAGATTCACTTTACGAAGATgaatttgatgaaaattatttatttcaaaagtaa
- the LOC100678523 gene encoding uncharacterized protein LOC100678523 isoform X2: protein MATSSLEELYPYHVVEFIHPGKKPKVRNVDVVASKWIIVDDKKKKLFVKYPPPPYTSTTRNELDAALNHLSDAPSLWQTYTIHLKGKARNLKEAFIKLNLLKDEETAYTMDSNDSCAEVEKKGTELLRQHRLRKEAFSFMSALSESPPSSQINEKGQLQQSTSMLEMHKTPILKILKSNHSLNKTTQPSTGISNSTRITNTKAKGKENHSDSSESPKAIQEQRNPRTYQNKGIRTGIPLMNNDTSSPNETGSGTSVSKVSASSPEALVDENTAPIQDSLEDLRTENVDLHRGSKQSTETNIGSPNIPDNLQQTSDSAQRNVKVSLYQMLLDQLKNIRSDISDMKNDVKQMKSDIETLKNALIKNKIIGAKDFVGTIQQLCNKFKFKIPFETVEEFEDFNIKLKQDEALHEAVSTVLQTGLDPTLVMSRSIVNMLKLFLTKTVAAQYVAVKIRKDKKVMKNTPFFQCIEGLIKERRLIYNMDTPDKDVISALSAVLSNSGSWYTSRKSDTSSTSSKRPRQKSRKNKMPKENEESDSLTDSDHESHETGGVFSKHQKSYEKVDDESSVASQDSENNDEPAFKRSRFSFPLNVPNNTLNDDGQSSPIIEVDRSLLQEKNPLVDLGIDHTDPLFSTAGIDIYKDSLYEDEFDENYLFQK, encoded by the exons ATGGCCACTTCATCATTGGAGGAGCTTTACCCGTATCATGTTGTGGAGTTTATTCATCCTGGAAAGAAGCCTAAAGTACGCAATGTGGATGTTGTGGCATCAAAGTGGATCATTGTTGAtgacaaaaagaagaaacttTTTGTCAAGTACCCACCACCACCGTACACAAGTACTACTCGCAATGAGTTGGACGCAGCCTTGAATCACTTATCGGATGCTCCAAGTTTATGGCAAACTTATACTATTCACCTAAAAGGAAAAGCGA GAAATCTAAAAGAAGCTttcataaaattgaatttgttGAAGGATGAAGAAACAGCTTATACGATGGATTCGAATGACAGTTGTGCAGAAGTTGAGAAGAAAGGTACAGAACTGTTACGCCAACATAGACTACGAAAAGAAGCTTTTTCATTTATGTCTGCCTTGTCAGAGTCTCCTCCATCCAGCCAAATTAATGAGAAAG GTCAACTCCAACAATCTACAAGTATGTTGGAAATGCACAAAACacctattttaaaaatcctTAAGAGTAACCATTCTCTTAATAAAACTACACAGCCTTCTACAGGAATTAGTAACAGTACAAGAATTACAAACACTAAAGCTAAAGGCAAAGAAAATCATTCTGATTCATCTGAATCACCAAAGG CTATTCAAGAACAAAGAAATCCTCGTACATATCAAAATAAAGGAATTCGCACTGGGATTCCGTTGATGAATAATGACACTTCTTCACCGAATGAAACTGGATCTGGTACTTCTGTATCAAAAGTGAGTGCATCATCACCCGAGGCTCTGGTGGATGAAAATACTGCACCGATACAAGATTCATTGGAAGACCTTCGTACAGAAAATGTTGATCTGCATAGAGGATCAAAGCAATCGACTGAAACAAATATTGGCTCACCGAACATTCCTGACAATCTTCAACAAACTTCTGATTCAGCCCAGAGAAACGTTAAAGTTAGTCTTTATCAAATGCTACTAG atcaattgaaaaatataagaagtGATATTTCAGATATGAAGAACGatgttaaacaaatgaaaaGTGACATTGAAACTCTAAAAAATGCtctgataaaaaataaaataattggtgCAAAAGATTTTGTTGGAACTATCCAGCAGCTCTGTAATAAATTTAAGTTCAAAATACCGTTTGAAACTGTAGAAGAATTTGAGGATTTCAACATTAAATTGAAACAAGACGAAGCGTTACACGAAGCAGTG TCTACTGTGCTACAAACTGGTCTGGATCCTACTTTAGTCATGTCGAGATCCATTGTGAATAtgttaaaattattcttaacaaAGACAGTAGCTGCTCAATATGTAGCCGTAAAAATCAGAAAggataaaaaagtcatgaaaAATACCcctttttttcagtgtattgAAG GCCTTATCAAAGAACGACGTTTGATATACAACATGGATACACCAGATAAAGACGTGATAAGTGCTCTGAGCGCTGTTTTGAGCAATTCTGGAAGCTGGTATACATCAAGAAAATCTGATACCTCGAGTACTTCGTCAAAGAGACCTAGACAAAAATCtaggaaaaataaaatgccAAAAGAGAATGAAGAAAGTGACAGCTTGACTGATTCCGATCATGAATCACATGAGACTGGTGGCGTCTTCTCAAAACATCAAAAATCTTATGAGAAAGTAGATGATGAGAGCAGTGTAGCATCACAAGATTCCGAAAATAACGACGAGCCAGCATTCAAAAGGTCACGATTCTCATTTCCATTAAACGTACCTAATAATACCTTGAATGACGATGGCCAGTCATCGCCGATAATTGAAGTGGATCGAAGTCTTTTACAAGAGAAAAATCCACTAGTCGATCTAGGAATTGACCATACTGATCCTCTTTTTTCTACTGCTGGGATAGACATTTACAAAGATTCACTTTACGAAGATgaatttgatgaaaattatttatttcaaaagtaa
- the LOC100117399 gene encoding uncharacterized protein LOC100117399, which yields MFPKLLFITLFLIIVCGTLNISTLELKITDAKLDYLNGNYIDKNTYAAGLIDVNSTYARLPLFWEVLTSFPMDATLETRIVRYNSPQDKRGSSFNVKIEICNIHGRLYQYLPPFLIDLTKAGQCVQPGNYSFYDAGQLQFNKFLSSRDLDGAYRFNTINYIASPSTYIKKIEIASKPV from the exons ATGTTTCCTAAACTTTTGTTTATAACATTATTCCTGATTATAGTTTGTGGAACACTGAATATTTCCACACTTGAA CTTAAAATTACAGATGCTAAATTAGATTATCTTAATGGGAATTATATAGATAAAAATACGTATGCAGCAGGCCTTATTGATGTGAACAGTACTTATGCTAGACTACCTCTTTTTTGGGAAGTACTGACATCTTTTCCAATGGACGCTACA CTTGAGACAAGGATTGTTCGTTATAATAGTCCGCAAGATAAGAGGGGATCGTCTTTTAAtgttaaaatagaaatttgcAACATACATGGACGACTGTATCAATATTTACCGCCGTTTTTAATAGATTTAACTAAAGCTGGTCAGTGTGTACAACCG GGTAACTACAGTTTTTACGATGCTGGACAACTTCAATTTAACAAATTCTTGAGTTCACGCGATCTCGACGGAGCTTACAGATTTAACACAATCAATTACATAGCGTCTCCGAGCacatacattaaaaaaattgaaatagcATCAAAACCGGTATAA